A section of the Longimicrobiaceae bacterium genome encodes:
- a CDS encoding ZIP family metal transporter produces MNAALLYALAAAVANLVGGLLVTMASPQGRGAQRLLIAFGAGFMLAVTFLGMIPHALEGGPGAALGITGGYLLVHLTQHVVTPHFHFGEETHAEEMMGRWVGVAALLGLLLHTFFDGVAIASGFGVSAALGILVFTAILLHKVPEGVTVASIMLASGNSRRRALGGVLLLGVSTVAGVLAAEHLEPLRDHGLALSAGVTLYVAASNLIPEVQKERSWTSALSVFAGFAVYFLARSLVSGVVE; encoded by the coding sequence GTGAACGCAGCCCTCCTGTACGCACTCGCCGCCGCCGTGGCGAACCTGGTCGGCGGGCTGCTGGTCACCATGGCCTCGCCGCAGGGCAGGGGCGCGCAGCGGCTGCTCATCGCCTTCGGGGCGGGGTTCATGCTGGCCGTCACCTTCCTGGGGATGATCCCGCACGCGCTGGAGGGCGGGCCGGGCGCCGCGCTGGGGATCACGGGGGGATACCTCCTGGTGCACCTCACCCAGCACGTCGTCACGCCCCACTTCCACTTCGGCGAGGAGACCCACGCCGAGGAGATGATGGGGCGCTGGGTGGGCGTCGCCGCGCTCCTGGGGCTCCTGCTGCACACCTTCTTCGATGGCGTCGCCATCGCCAGCGGCTTCGGGGTGAGCGCGGCGCTCGGGATCCTGGTCTTCACCGCCATCCTCCTGCACAAGGTCCCGGAGGGGGTCACCGTGGCCTCCATCATGCTCGCCAGCGGCAACAGCCGGCGGCGGGCGCTCGGCGGCGTGCTGCTCCTGGGCGTCTCGACGGTGGCGGGGGTGCTGGCGGCGGAGCACCTGGAGCCGCTCCGCGACCACGGGCTGGCGCTGAGCGCGGGGGTGACGCTCTACGTCGCCGCGTCCAACCTGATCCCCGAGGTGCAGAAGGAGCGGAGCTGGACGTCGGCGCTGTCCGTGTTCGCGGGGTTCGCGGTGTACTTCCTGGCGCGGTCTCTCGTGAGCGGGGTGGTCGAATGA
- a CDS encoding C40 family peptidase yields the protein MSPQRQRIFDLLRDVREEYAPDPRLAVFEVEAEVDGDSLVLLGATSEADAAEALHRGLAALGGWRTVRDEVVRLPEVDGAGVVHAVVTAATAPMHAAPAINTTQVSQSVLGQHATVLRRSGRWLQCRTGDGYIGWIHSGYVALLAEADAAAWAMGTEGEAFLSLGAELRDEAGEVVVRLPWGARVVREAEDVVRLPDGRRGRPSGEMVSAALRPRRFPLRGEAVVETASRWMGSPYLWGGVTQAGVDCSGLVQALYRLHGLELPRDSDLQSRVGEEVDPRGFDAFFPGDLLFFAEEPGRCTHVVLAAGGSRIVHASLGNGGVARNDLAGALSYERELRRIFLCARRVIGGEG from the coding sequence GTGAGCCCGCAGCGGCAGCGCATCTTCGACCTGCTGCGCGACGTCCGCGAGGAGTACGCGCCGGACCCGCGCCTGGCGGTCTTCGAGGTGGAGGCGGAGGTGGACGGCGACTCGCTGGTGCTCCTGGGCGCCACCTCCGAGGCCGACGCGGCCGAGGCGCTGCACCGCGGCTTGGCCGCGCTGGGCGGGTGGAGAACGGTGCGCGATGAGGTGGTGCGGCTCCCGGAGGTGGACGGCGCGGGGGTGGTGCACGCCGTGGTCACCGCCGCCACGGCGCCGATGCACGCCGCCCCCGCCATCAACACCACCCAGGTCTCCCAGTCCGTGCTCGGGCAGCACGCCACCGTGCTGCGGCGCTCCGGGCGCTGGCTGCAGTGCCGCACCGGCGACGGGTACATCGGGTGGATCCACTCCGGCTACGTCGCCCTCCTCGCCGAGGCCGACGCCGCCGCCTGGGCGATGGGAACCGAGGGCGAGGCGTTCCTCTCCCTGGGCGCCGAGCTGCGCGACGAGGCGGGCGAGGTGGTGGTGCGGCTCCCCTGGGGGGCGCGCGTGGTGCGGGAGGCGGAGGACGTCGTGCGCCTCCCCGACGGACGGCGCGGCCGGCCCTCCGGGGAGATGGTCTCCGCCGCGCTCCGGCCGCGGCGCTTCCCGCTCCGCGGCGAGGCGGTGGTGGAGACGGCCTCGCGCTGGATGGGGTCGCCCTACCTCTGGGGCGGCGTGACGCAGGCGGGGGTGGACTGCTCCGGGCTGGTGCAGGCGCTCTACCGGCTGCACGGGCTGGAGCTCCCGCGCGACTCCGACCTGCAGTCGCGGGTGGGGGAGGAGGTGGACCCCCGCGGGTTCGACGCCTTCTTCCCCGGCGACCTGCTCTTCTTCGCCGAGGAGCCGGGGCGCTGCACCCACGTGGTCCTCGCGGCCGGGGGCTCCCGGATCGTGCACGCCTCGCTGGGCAACGGCGGGGTGGCGCGCAACGACCTGGCCGGGGCGCTGAGCTACGAGCGGGAGCTGCGGCGGATCTTCCTGTGCGCCCGGCGGGTGATCGGCGGGGAGGGGTGA
- a CDS encoding holo-ACP synthase, with translation MIVGIGTDLVQVARVWALLERKGDRALRRLFTPAEVARCRGGRSPRESFAARFAAKEAFFKALGTGWGRGGAWTEVEVVSAPSGAPSLRLHGSVAALAEAAGVRRVHLALTHTDELASAYVVLEGGAGR, from the coding sequence ATGATCGTAGGCATCGGCACCGACCTCGTCCAGGTCGCGCGCGTCTGGGCGCTGCTGGAGCGCAAGGGCGACCGCGCGCTCCGCAGGCTCTTCACCCCCGCCGAGGTGGCGCGCTGCCGCGGCGGCCGCAGCCCGCGCGAGTCGTTCGCCGCGCGCTTCGCCGCCAAGGAGGCGTTCTTCAAGGCGCTCGGCACCGGGTGGGGGCGCGGCGGGGCGTGGACCGAGGTGGAGGTGGTCTCCGCCCCGTCCGGCGCACCCTCCCTCCGCCTGCACGGGAGCGTCGCCGCGCTCGCCGAAGCGGCCGGGGTGCGGCGCGTGCACCTCGCCCTGACCCACACCGACGAGCTGGCCTCCGCGTACGTGGTGCTGGAAGGCGGGGCGGGACGTTGA
- a CDS encoding aminotransferase class V-fold PLP-dependent enzyme: MERSALLAPAGLAEVRAREFPSLAGTAYLNAASVAPTPERTRRALDAMNRKRARIAEWTDEDFTGPTQRAREAAARLVGADVDEIALGPNTSFGINLAAHCLPVPEGSTVVVSDREFPANVYPWMGPACPARLEIVPADARGRPDEDRILERLDRGDVSVFALSAVQFATGWRADLPRLGRFCRERGIFFVVDAIQALGQLPVDVREAEVDVLATGAHKWLCGPFGTGFAYVRRELHERMEPHVVGWASLRASADFAALLDYRWEFMEGARRFEVGTPPVQDFAGTAASMELLLEVGPDRIEEHVRGLLDPLVDWLHAHPEVEVVSDLAPGRRSGIFCFRPPAAEEVFAALTAAGVVCVLREGAVRLAPHLYNEAADVARVIRVLEREVAR, translated from the coding sequence ATGGAGCGTTCCGCCCTGCTCGCCCCGGCCGGCCTCGCCGAGGTCCGCGCCCGGGAGTTCCCCTCGCTCGCCGGCACTGCGTACCTGAACGCCGCCTCCGTGGCGCCGACCCCGGAGCGGACCCGACGGGCGCTGGACGCCATGAACCGGAAGCGCGCCCGCATCGCGGAGTGGACGGACGAGGACTTCACCGGGCCCACGCAGCGCGCCCGCGAGGCCGCCGCGCGGCTCGTCGGCGCGGACGTGGACGAGATCGCGCTGGGACCGAACACCTCCTTCGGCATCAACCTGGCCGCGCACTGTCTCCCCGTCCCGGAGGGCTCCACGGTGGTGGTCAGCGACCGGGAGTTCCCCGCCAACGTGTACCCCTGGATGGGCCCGGCCTGCCCGGCGCGCCTGGAGATCGTCCCCGCCGACGCGCGGGGGCGCCCGGACGAGGACCGGATCCTGGAGCGGCTGGACCGCGGCGACGTCTCCGTCTTCGCCCTCTCCGCCGTGCAGTTCGCCACCGGCTGGCGCGCCGACCTCCCCCGGCTGGGCCGCTTCTGCCGGGAGCGGGGGATCTTCTTCGTGGTGGACGCCATCCAGGCGCTCGGACAGCTCCCCGTGGACGTGCGCGAGGCGGAGGTGGACGTCCTCGCCACCGGCGCGCACAAGTGGCTCTGCGGCCCGTTCGGCACCGGCTTCGCCTACGTGCGCCGCGAGCTGCACGAGCGCATGGAGCCGCACGTGGTCGGGTGGGCCTCGCTCCGCGCCTCCGCCGACTTCGCCGCGCTCCTGGACTACCGCTGGGAGTTCATGGAGGGCGCCCGCAGGTTCGAGGTGGGAACCCCGCCGGTCCAGGACTTCGCGGGGACGGCCGCCTCCATGGAGCTGCTCCTGGAGGTGGGGCCGGACCGGATCGAGGAGCACGTCCGGGGGCTGCTGGATCCGCTCGTCGACTGGCTGCACGCGCACCCGGAGGTGGAGGTCGTCAGCGACCTCGCCCCGGGGCGCCGCAGTGGGATCTTCTGTTTCCGCCCGCCGGCCGCGGAGGAGGTGTTCGCCGCGCTCACCGCCGCGGGGGTGGTCTGCGTGCTGCGCGAGGGCGCCGTCCGCCTGGCGCCGCACCTGTACAACGAAGCCGCCGACGTGGCGCGGGTGATCCGGGTCCTGGAGCGCGAGGTGGCGCGGTGA